In Hippoglossus stenolepis isolate QCI-W04-F060 chromosome 20, HSTE1.2, whole genome shotgun sequence, the following are encoded in one genomic region:
- the afg1lb gene encoding lactation elevated protein 1 homolog B isoform X2 translates to MAASTVPAALRCFMKCFLKDSALGSRRICSPSVSRTGKGRISQRTCTSSSSSSSSSSSSADCVAHYDHLTQCGSLREDAQQRLVLQRLQQLQHDLKKYSNSTGFMEKEEPNPRPPKGFYIYGDVGTGKTMLMDLFYSHVENNSKKRVHFNGFMLDIHKRIHRRRQSLPKRTLGNMFTYDPISPVAMEISNETCLLCFDEFQVTDIADAMILKQLFKTLFKTGVVVVATSNRPPDDLYKNGLQRDTFLPFIDVLKEHCHTICLNSGIDYRRQDKTVSGKLYYLTEETGAEAFLDALFQDLASTQESLTGPRVLTVLGRDVTLDRTCGSIADCTFDELCGRPLGASDYLEMARLFDTVFIRHVPVLSLKLKDQARRFTILVDNFYDNKVRVVLLAAAPLDRLFVHTGGDDEKDRQLLDDLGLSGFGLDSSASAANPLCRLLFFRMQRSV, encoded by the exons ATGGCGGCCTCCACGGTGCCTGCAGCGCTCAGATGCTTCATGAAATGTTTCCTCAAAGACTCGGCTCTTGGCTCCAGGAGGATTTGCAGCCCGTCAGTGAGTCGCACGGGGAAAG GTCGCATCAGTCAGAGGACATgcacctcatcctcctcctcctcctcctcttcatcatcatctgctgACTGTGTTGCACACTATGATCACCTCACTCAGTGTGGATCCCTGAGGGAAGATGCTCAGCAGAGACTTGTCCTGCAGCGGCTGCAACAGCTGCAACACGACCTGAAGAAGTACAGCAACAGTACTGGATTCATGGAG AAGGAAGAGCCCAATCCACGACCACCCAAAGGTTTCTATATATATGGAGATGTTG GCACAGGGAAGACCATGCTCATGGATCTGTTTTACTCCCACGtggaaaacaacagtaaaaagaGAGTCCACTTCAATGGCTTCATGCTAGACATCCACAAAA GGATCCATCGGAGGAGACAAAGCCTGCCAAAACGAACGCTGGGGAATATGTTCACCTATGACCCCATATCGCCGGTTGCCATGGAGATCAGCAACGAAACCTGCCTCTTGTGTTTTGACGAGTTTCAG gtgACTGACATCGCTGATGCCatgatcctgaagcagctgttCAAGACGCTGTTCAAGACcggagtggtggtggtggccacGTCCAACAGACCCCCCGACG ATCTGTACAAAAACGGACTTCAGAGGGACACCTTCCTACCTTTCATCGACGTGCTGAAG gAGCACTGCCACACCATCTGCCTGAACAGTGGGATTGACTACAGGAGGCAGGACAAGACTGTGTCGGGGAAACTGTACTAcct cacagaGGAAACTGGTGCCGAAGCCTTCTTGGATGCACTGTTTCAGGATCTGGCTTCAACACAAGAGAGCT taacaggTCCTCGGGTGCTCACGGTGCTGGGCAGGGATGTGACTCTGGACAGGACCTGCGGCTCCATCGCCGACTGTACTTTTGATGAGCTGTGTGGCAGA CCTCTTGGTGCCAGTGACTACCTGGAGATGGCGCGGCTCTTTGACACCGTGTTCATCCGCCACGTTCCAGTGCTGTCGCTGAAGCTGAAGGACCAGGCCAGACGTTTCACCATCCTCGTAGACAACTTCTACGACAACAAG GTGAGAGTGGTGCTGCTGGCGGCCGCTCCTTTAGACCGACTGTTTGTCCACACGGGGGGGGACGACGAGAAGGACCGACAGCTGCTGGACGACCTGGGGCTCAGCGGG TTTGGATTGGATTCGAGTGCATCCGCTGCTAACCCCCTGTGTCGGCTCCTTTTCTTCAGGATGCAGCGGAGCGTCTGA
- the afg1lb gene encoding lactation elevated protein 1 homolog B isoform X1 produces MAASTVPAALRCFMKCFLKDSALGSRRICSPSVSRTGKGRISQRTCTSSSSSSSSSSSSADCVAHYDHLTQCGSLREDAQQRLVLQRLQQLQHDLKKYSNSTGFMEKEEPNPRPPKGFYIYGDVGTGKTMLMDLFYSHVENNSKKRVHFNGFMLDIHKRIHRRRQSLPKRTLGNMFTYDPISPVAMEISNETCLLCFDEFQVTDIADAMILKQLFKTLFKTGVVVVATSNRPPDDLYKNGLQRDTFLPFIDVLKEHCHTICLNSGIDYRRQDKTVSGKLYYLTEETGAEAFLDALFQDLASTQESLTGPRVLTVLGRDVTLDRTCGSIADCTFDELCGRPLGASDYLEMARLFDTVFIRHVPVLSLKLKDQARRFTILVDNFYDNKVRVVLLAAAPLDRLFVHTGGDDEKDRQLLDDLGLSGDAAERLTLFTAEEEIFAFRRTVSRLTEMQTESYWIKGDRCHSTKQRNT; encoded by the exons ATGGCGGCCTCCACGGTGCCTGCAGCGCTCAGATGCTTCATGAAATGTTTCCTCAAAGACTCGGCTCTTGGCTCCAGGAGGATTTGCAGCCCGTCAGTGAGTCGCACGGGGAAAG GTCGCATCAGTCAGAGGACATgcacctcatcctcctcctcctcctcctcttcatcatcatctgctgACTGTGTTGCACACTATGATCACCTCACTCAGTGTGGATCCCTGAGGGAAGATGCTCAGCAGAGACTTGTCCTGCAGCGGCTGCAACAGCTGCAACACGACCTGAAGAAGTACAGCAACAGTACTGGATTCATGGAG AAGGAAGAGCCCAATCCACGACCACCCAAAGGTTTCTATATATATGGAGATGTTG GCACAGGGAAGACCATGCTCATGGATCTGTTTTACTCCCACGtggaaaacaacagtaaaaagaGAGTCCACTTCAATGGCTTCATGCTAGACATCCACAAAA GGATCCATCGGAGGAGACAAAGCCTGCCAAAACGAACGCTGGGGAATATGTTCACCTATGACCCCATATCGCCGGTTGCCATGGAGATCAGCAACGAAACCTGCCTCTTGTGTTTTGACGAGTTTCAG gtgACTGACATCGCTGATGCCatgatcctgaagcagctgttCAAGACGCTGTTCAAGACcggagtggtggtggtggccacGTCCAACAGACCCCCCGACG ATCTGTACAAAAACGGACTTCAGAGGGACACCTTCCTACCTTTCATCGACGTGCTGAAG gAGCACTGCCACACCATCTGCCTGAACAGTGGGATTGACTACAGGAGGCAGGACAAGACTGTGTCGGGGAAACTGTACTAcct cacagaGGAAACTGGTGCCGAAGCCTTCTTGGATGCACTGTTTCAGGATCTGGCTTCAACACAAGAGAGCT taacaggTCCTCGGGTGCTCACGGTGCTGGGCAGGGATGTGACTCTGGACAGGACCTGCGGCTCCATCGCCGACTGTACTTTTGATGAGCTGTGTGGCAGA CCTCTTGGTGCCAGTGACTACCTGGAGATGGCGCGGCTCTTTGACACCGTGTTCATCCGCCACGTTCCAGTGCTGTCGCTGAAGCTGAAGGACCAGGCCAGACGTTTCACCATCCTCGTAGACAACTTCTACGACAACAAG GTGAGAGTGGTGCTGCTGGCGGCCGCTCCTTTAGACCGACTGTTTGTCCACACGGGGGGGGACGACGAGAAGGACCGACAGCTGCTGGACGACCTGGGGCTCAGCGGG GATGCAGCGGAGCGTCTGACTCTGTTCACGGCCGAGGAGGAGATCTTTGCCTTCCGGAGGACCGTGTCCAGACTGACGGAGATGCAAACAGAGTCATACTGGATTAAGGGAGACCGCTGTCACAGCACAAAGCAGAGGAACACCTAA